In Candidatus Electrothrix scaldis, the genomic window AAGTGACTTTCTTATTGCGCACCCGAGCTGCCTCAAAGGCCATGCGGGCAATGCGCTCAATCTCAGAGCGCTTATAGACCATTGTATCATAGGCCATCTCGTCAGCGCCGCTACCTTCCCGTCCCTTAGGGGTACCGAAATAAATACCAGAGGTCAACTCGCGAACCACCAGGACATCAAAACCGTCACCAACGATATCCGGGCGCAGGGGACAGGCTGCTGCCAGTGACTTGAAGACACGGGCTGGACGCAGATTGCAGAACAGATCAAAATGTTTACGCAAAGGCAACAGGGCAGCACGCTCCGGCTGTTCTGCCGGGGGCAGACTTTCCCATTTCGGACCACCTACAGAACCGAAGAGGATGGCATCCGCTGCCTCGCAGACATCCAGGGTCGACTTGGGGAGAGCGTGCCCATGATTATCAATGGCAATACCACCCACGTCTGCGGCCTCATATTCCAGGGAAAAACCAAACTTGGCCTGCGCTGCATCCAGAACCTTAATAGCCTCTGCCATTACCTCCGGGCCGATACCATCTCCGGCCAGTACTGCTACTTTCTTGCTCATAATATCTCGTCATTGCCCGAAGTTGCTGTTCTGGTCTTCAGGCGGCTGAATGATCCAACCCTTCCTGCCGGAAGGAACAATGTTCATAATAAACGCTCGGAACGAATAGCGTAGTTCATCCTCACAGCCCCTGCAAAAGAATGCAGAGACATGACATAACATCACGCCGTACCGTAATTCCCTACGACAACATAAGGCAATTACCAACGACGTAAATACGGCGGGAACCCTACCAGAAAAAAGAAAATTTTGCCATCCTTTGACCACGAAAAAGAGTGCTCAGGGCAAAAACATGCGTGAACAAGCTGTTAGCTGGCCTTTTGCAACAGGGTCAAGACGCGTGGATCACCAGAAAAAGGAAGAGAAAACTTGTGCTCGCCCAAGGATATCCAGCCCGGAGCCCCCTGCTCTCCCTGCCCATCCTGGTTCGCTTTAGGGGCTTCGCCTGTTGCGCCCATCATGATCACCACCGTATTTCTGCTGGCAACACCCTCAACCAGAGGGAGGAAGATCTCCTTTGCGGCCACGGCCCGGCTGGTGACAAAGCTGTATTCTGGGCCATCCCAAATCTGGTCCTGCTCAATCCGTTGATCCATGATCTGGACATTAGCGAGCCCCAGGGTGCGGACGATATGGCGCAAAAAGGAGACCCGCTTCTGCCGAGGTTCAACTAGGGTGACGGTCAGCTCCGGCAGGGCTGCGGCCAGCACCAAGCCAGGAAAACCAGCTCCCGTGCCCACGTCCATGAGGGTTGATCTAGCGTTCTTGTCCTGGCCGTTCTCCGCGCTGTATTGCTGAATAATCGGCAGCAGAGTCAGGGAATCGAGAAAATGCTTTTCCACGATATCCCTTGCGCTGGTATTGCGGGCAATCAGGTTGATCCGCTGGCTCCATTTTTGCAGCTCCTGGCAATAGAGAAGGAGCCTATCAAGCTGCTCCTGCGGGAGCAGGAGGCCAAGTCTGTCCAAGCCGGTTTGAAATTGTTTACGGTCACACATGCGTAATTTTTATTTTGTCGGATAGTTCTTGATCCTCCCCTTCGGAGGGGAGATAGAAATTATTGGGTACAATGCTCCCTGTACATGATGCAGGCGTTGAGTTTCCCGGTTAAATTGAATATAGTTCTGATTATTCTCTCCTTAAAAGAGATGAAAGTAAGCATAAGGACGTTGTAATGCAGAAACTACCCATCGGTAAACAGGAATTTAAAGGGCTTATTCAAGGCGGTTTTATATATGTTGATAAAACACAACACCTCCTTTCCTTAGCCCAATCCACAGTCCCCATCTTTCTTTCCCGGCCAAGAAGGTTTGGAAAATCCCTAATGATAAACACCTTTAAGGAACTTTTCAAGGGAGAGAAAGAACTCTTTCAAAACACCTATGCCTATAACAACTGGGATTTCCAACAAACCCACCCGGTGATCAGGCTGGACCTGAGCAAGGCAGGCGGAGACGATGTGGAGGTTATTGCCAGCAAGCTGCTGGAACTCATCTATAATGCTGCTGAAGACCTGGATATCCATATCAGGGAGACCCCACATCCTGATATAGCCTTTGATCGTTTGATTCGAAAAGCGGGCAAAAGCACCCCGGCAGTTCTTCTCATTGATGAATACGATGCTCCGGTTCTTAATAATCTGAACAAACCTGAACTCCCTGCAATCAAAGAATTGCTCCGGGAATTTTACAAGATAATAAAGGCTGATGAGGAGTATATTCGTTTCATCTTCATCACGGGAATTTCCAAATTTACCCAGATGGGAGTGTTCAGTGCCCTCAACCATCTGAATGATATTACTCTGAACGAAGAGTATGCAGGATGTTGCGGGTATACAGCTGACGAAATCGCCTCTGCCTTTGCAGAACAGATCCAAGAAATTCGCAAAAAGCAGCATCTTACGGAGTCGGAATTCTGGGAAAAATTAAGCAGCTATTATAATGGCTATTCCTGGGACGGCGAGACCTTTATGTATAACCCGTTTTCCATTCTGAAGTATTTTGATAATAAGGGCCGTCTTATCCCGTATTGGATGGAAACAGGCTCGCCGGAATACATCATCCGCTACTCAGCCAATAAAAAATATGATCTTGTTGATTTTGAGCAGATAAAGGTTTCGCCAAGCTTTCTCAGCAAGAGGGATATAGATCAGGCCACGCCGGAAAGCTTTCTCACCCAAGCCGGGTATCTCACCATTAAAAAAAGAGAAGAAGAGAGCTATACCCTGGATTTTCCCAATGACGAAGTGCGGCGCTCCTTTTGTGAACTAATCCTGAATGCACAATACACTGTTGCTGATGCCGACATTCTGGGAGTACAGGATGGGCTGCGCAAGGCCTTACAGGAAAAGGATATCGAAAAAATTATCGGCCAATTCCAAATCATCTACTCCTCTATCCCCTATGTTCATTTCGATGCGAACAAGACGGAACATTTTTACTCTGCCACCCTGCTTATGTACTTGCAGGCTGCCGGTTTTGACGCCTCCCCGGAACGCCTGGGCAATAAGGGACGTCTTGACCTCTCACTTTGCCACGAGCAATGCGTCTATATTTTTGAATTGAAAACAGAGTCAGCACAAAAGGCTCTTCGACAGATCAAAGAAAAAAATTATGCAGGAGCCTACAGGAATAGACAAGTCATTCTTGTCGGGCTACGGATTGATTTCAGCGAACGAAATATTGTGCAATATGACGTAGAGCGCTTGTAAAGCCTTTCTGTCCTACCTTCACTTTAATCCATCAAAGTCATAAAAAACATGCCACTACTCGGAGCCCACGAATCCATAGCAGGCGGACTGCACCTCGCCTTTGACCGCATCCGCCAAGTCGACGGAACAGCTTTACAGATCTTCACCCGAAACCAGCGCCAGTGGAAGGCAGCCCCTGTGGACGATGCAGAGGTCACGGCCTTTCAGCAGGCATGGCAGGAGGCAGGCCAGATGCCTGTGGCCTCCCATGCCTCGTATCTGATCAACCTGGCAAGCAGCAAAGAGGAAAAGGCTGCAAAATCCATCACTGCCTTTATTGCGGAATTACAACGCTGCGCCCGGCTTGGAGTGCCTTATCTGGTTTTTCATCCTGGCAGTCATGGTGGTGCCGGGGTGGAGGCAGGCTTGAAGAATGTTGTCGCACATCTGGACCAAGTGATTGAGCAGGCAGGTTCGGACTGTGCGCAGGTCAAGATTCTGCTTGAGACCACTGCCGGACAGGGAACCGCATTGGGCAGTCGTTTTGAGGAGTTGGCCTGGATTTTAGAGCAGAGTCGCTTTCCTGAGCAGCTTGGTGTCTGCGTGGATACCTGTCACATCTTTGCCGCTGGCTATGATATCCGTACACCTGAGGCCTTCACCGCTACCTTTGAGGAGTTTGAGCAGGTCATCGGTACCGAGCGAATTCACTTTTTCCATCTCAATGATTCCAAGAAATCCCTGGCCTCACGGGTGGATCGGCATGAACATATCGGGAAGGGTGAGATAGGCCTGACAGGCTTTGAACTCCTGCTGAACGATCCCCGTTTCCGTAATCACCCCATGACGCTTGAAACACCGAAGGGGGATGATTTAGCTGAGGATCGGGAGAATATTGCGCTGTTGCGGTCGCTTTGTCGTTGAATTAAAAAGAGAAAAAGGGGACAGACTGAACAGCTTCTCCTTTTATGCAGGACTTTTTCATCCCCCAGCTCTATGCCGGTTTATACCGGCGCTTTCGGATCCCCTATTACTCCTTCATAATAATAAGACTGATCTATCCCTTTAAAGATAATTTCCCGATCGTTAACCTTCTTGGTTAAATTTGCTGATAGGAGAGTTCTAATTTCCAAATCATTGACCGGACTTCTCTCCATTGCCTGCAAATACAGCACCTTATCTACAAACTGCCAATTGACCACTTTTTTCAATTGTGTTTTCAATATCATATCCAGCCAAATACGCATAGCTCGCCCATTTCCCTCCATGAAAGGGTGGGCGATATTCATCTCCACATATTTAGCTATGATCTCTTCAAAGGTACCCTCCGGCATCTGCTCGATTTTTATCAATATTTCATTCAGGTACAGAGAGTTGGCAAACCTGAAGTTACCTTTTGCGATGTTGTTTGCCCTTATTTCTCCGGCAAAATCATACAGGCCATGAAAAAGATAATGATGAATTTGTTGCAGGCCCTTTGTTGTGCCGATTTCACATTGATCAATATCGCCGGTTTCAAAGAGACGATACGCGTTATGGAGACTTTGTTTATCGATATCTTGCATATTAGTAAATCAATCAGGGACACAATTCCTACGGCGTTGTTTTATCAATTAGTTAGGCTAACTTGACGAGCTATTCCTTCTTCCTCGTGATCATAGTTTCATCTTGCTGTGAGCTTCCTTCAACTCTCGTGGTCCTCGCATATTTAACATGCTGAATCCATCCTGTAGAAATCTCAAGGACAAA contains:
- the leuB gene encoding 3-isopropylmalate dehydrogenase; protein product: MSKKVAVLAGDGIGPEVMAEAIKVLDAAQAKFGFSLEYEAADVGGIAIDNHGHALPKSTLDVCEAADAILFGSVGGPKWESLPPAEQPERAALLPLRKHFDLFCNLRPARVFKSLAAACPLRPDIVGDGFDVLVVRELTSGIYFGTPKGREGSGADEMAYDTMVYKRSEIERIARMAFEAARVRNKKVTSVDKANVLTTMVLWREVVMEVAKDYPDVELNHIYVDNATMQLVRWPQQFDVMLCGNMFGDIVSDEAAMLTGSMGMLASASLNSDNFGLFEPAGGSAPDIAGKGIANPIAQILSAAMMLRYSLEQDDAATAIENAVSAALDKGVMTADIATKGCSPVNTKEMGDAIIAAL
- a CDS encoding Fic family protein codes for the protein MQDIDKQSLHNAYRLFETGDIDQCEIGTTKGLQQIHHYLFHGLYDFAGEIRANNIAKGNFRFANSLYLNEILIKIEQMPEGTFEEIIAKYVEMNIAHPFMEGNGRAMRIWLDMILKTQLKKVVNWQFVDKVLYLQAMERSPVNDLEIRTLLSANLTKKVNDREIIFKGIDQSYYYEGVIGDPKAPV
- the rsmG gene encoding 16S rRNA (guanine(527)-N(7))-methyltransferase RsmG — translated: MCDRKQFQTGLDRLGLLLPQEQLDRLLLYCQELQKWSQRINLIARNTSARDIVEKHFLDSLTLLPIIQQYSAENGQDKNARSTLMDVGTGAGFPGLVLAAALPELTVTLVEPRQKRVSFLRHIVRTLGLANVQIMDQRIEQDQIWDGPEYSFVTSRAVAAKEIFLPLVEGVASRNTVVIMMGATGEAPKANQDGQGEQGAPGWISLGEHKFSLPFSGDPRVLTLLQKAS
- a CDS encoding deoxyribonuclease IV, yielding MPLLGAHESIAGGLHLAFDRIRQVDGTALQIFTRNQRQWKAAPVDDAEVTAFQQAWQEAGQMPVASHASYLINLASSKEEKAAKSITAFIAELQRCARLGVPYLVFHPGSHGGAGVEAGLKNVVAHLDQVIEQAGSDCAQVKILLETTAGQGTALGSRFEELAWILEQSRFPEQLGVCVDTCHIFAAGYDIRTPEAFTATFEEFEQVIGTERIHFFHLNDSKKSLASRVDRHEHIGKGEIGLTGFELLLNDPRFRNHPMTLETPKGDDLAEDRENIALLRSLCR
- a CDS encoding AAA family ATPase; amino-acid sequence: MQKLPIGKQEFKGLIQGGFIYVDKTQHLLSLAQSTVPIFLSRPRRFGKSLMINTFKELFKGEKELFQNTYAYNNWDFQQTHPVIRLDLSKAGGDDVEVIASKLLELIYNAAEDLDIHIRETPHPDIAFDRLIRKAGKSTPAVLLIDEYDAPVLNNLNKPELPAIKELLREFYKIIKADEEYIRFIFITGISKFTQMGVFSALNHLNDITLNEEYAGCCGYTADEIASAFAEQIQEIRKKQHLTESEFWEKLSSYYNGYSWDGETFMYNPFSILKYFDNKGRLIPYWMETGSPEYIIRYSANKKYDLVDFEQIKVSPSFLSKRDIDQATPESFLTQAGYLTIKKREEESYTLDFPNDEVRRSFCELILNAQYTVADADILGVQDGLRKALQEKDIEKIIGQFQIIYSSIPYVHFDANKTEHFYSATLLMYLQAAGFDASPERLGNKGRLDLSLCHEQCVYIFELKTESAQKALRQIKEKNYAGAYRNRQVILVGLRIDFSERNIVQYDVERL